Proteins encoded by one window of Nostoc sp. PCC 7120 = FACHB-418:
- a CDS encoding HAD family hydrolase gives MAYQGVILDVDGTLVISNDAHAQAWVEAFAEFGYEVKFEQVRPLIGMGGDQIIPQFAPGLSDEQGKGKEIADQRKQLIINKFAKNLAPTNGTRQLILKMQSLGLHLIIASSASSQELSVLLKAAQVEDLLSQDEATTSSDAEASKPAPDIVEVALNRLNIEPSEVVMLGDTPYDITSANQAGIKVIALRCGGFDDSQLKDAIAIYDDPADLLTQYQHSPLATEAMTKA, from the coding sequence ATGGCTTATCAAGGCGTGATTTTGGACGTAGATGGTACATTAGTTATCAGTAATGATGCTCATGCTCAAGCGTGGGTAGAAGCATTTGCAGAATTTGGTTATGAAGTCAAGTTTGAGCAAGTCCGTCCACTGATTGGTATGGGAGGCGACCAAATTATTCCTCAGTTTGCGCCGGGGTTGTCTGATGAACAAGGAAAAGGAAAGGAAATTGCTGATCAACGCAAACAACTAATTATCAATAAGTTTGCCAAAAATTTGGCTCCTACCAATGGTACGCGGCAATTAATATTGAAGATGCAGTCTCTAGGTTTGCATCTGATCATTGCCAGTTCAGCTTCAAGTCAAGAATTGTCAGTTTTGTTAAAAGCTGCACAAGTCGAAGACCTACTCAGCCAGGATGAAGCAACCACATCCAGCGATGCCGAAGCTTCTAAACCTGCTCCTGATATTGTTGAGGTGGCTTTGAACAGGTTGAATATTGAACCATCTGAGGTTGTGATGCTGGGTGATACTCCCTACGATATTACTTCGGCAAATCAAGCAGGGATTAAGGTGATTGCTCTTCGTTGCGGTGGTTTTGATGATAGCCAACTCAAGGATGCGATCGCCATTTATGATGATCCGGCAGATTTGTTAACACAATATCAGCACTCACCTTTAGCAACCGAAGCCATGACAAAGGCATAA
- a CDS encoding HNH endonuclease, translating to MGSTSISTELRKLVISRASERCEYCLIHQDFSIYTHEVDHIIAVKHGGETVKDNLALSCLTCNRHKGSDFATIDSTTGEIVPLYNPRRQIWEEHFYFEGVRIEGKSQVGQATTRLLQFNLANRLLQRQVLMSQGKYP from the coding sequence ATGGGCAGTACTTCAATTTCCACAGAACTTCGCAAACTGGTAATCAGTAGAGCATCAGAGCGGTGTGAATATTGTTTAATTCATCAAGATTTTTCAATTTATACCCATGAAGTGGATCATATTATTGCAGTGAAACATGGGGGCGAAACTGTAAAAGATAATTTAGCTCTTTCATGTTTAACGTGCAACCGTCATAAAGGTTCTGATTTTGCGACAATTGACTCAACGACAGGAGAAATAGTGCCGTTGTATAATCCTCGTCGTCAAATTTGGGAGGAACATTTTTATTTTGAGGGTGTAAGGATAGAGGGAAAATCTCAAGTAGGTCAAGCAACAACAAGGTTACTTCAGTTTAATCTCGCTAATAGATTACTACAACGACAAGTATTGATGAGTCAGGGAAAATATCCTTGA
- a CDS encoding tyrosine-type recombinase/integrase produces the protein MNYNADSLPPIKLISLEDKVLPLAIQKSKSRSAKIAAPTDIRWIKVLEFLRSTNLAPNSRKLYERELKRFLGWTQLHYHELRPRHLGLYKEYLRDEVKTDSGKPLSKASINAGVAALKSFFNWMCYTYPEIITTNPTLGIKLEKVPLPPAQSLTDEQMERVWSALELLGETKERDTALVHILSHGLRAGEIVQLNVGSFDGKLLFLPDTKTNEPRLVPLRKESRDVLEAYLRSRQQQGEELNSLTPLMISHHASYKGDRLSYHGIYFAVEKIGEFAGIEDLHPHQFRHTYATELLLLGVDPSHARKLTGHQSEKAFRRYTLRSEQEAAIAAYYRAIGEVEAE, from the coding sequence ATGAATTATAATGCAGATTCTTTACCACCTATTAAACTGATATCGCTGGAAGATAAAGTATTACCGTTAGCTATTCAAAAATCTAAAAGTAGATCAGCAAAAATAGCTGCACCCACAGATATACGTTGGATCAAGGTACTGGAGTTCCTCCGCAGCACCAACCTCGCACCTAATAGCCGAAAATTATACGAACGCGAACTAAAGCGATTTTTGGGATGGACGCAACTGCACTATCACGAACTACGCCCACGTCACTTAGGATTATACAAGGAATATCTGAGGGATGAGGTAAAAACTGATTCAGGTAAACCCCTGTCAAAAGCGAGTATTAATGCTGGGGTTGCCGCACTTAAAAGCTTTTTTAATTGGATGTGCTACACATATCCTGAAATAATTACTACTAATCCTACACTGGGGATAAAGCTAGAGAAAGTACCACTGCCACCAGCCCAAAGCCTAACTGACGAGCAGATGGAGCGCGTTTGGTCAGCATTAGAATTGTTGGGAGAGACAAAAGAGCGCGATACAGCGCTTGTCCACATTCTCAGTCACGGACTACGCGCTGGGGAAATTGTACAGCTAAATGTTGGTTCCTTCGATGGCAAGCTGCTCTTCTTACCTGATACCAAAACGAATGAACCGCGCTTAGTACCATTGCGGAAAGAAAGCCGTGACGTATTAGAGGCTTATTTGCGATCGCGGCAACAGCAGGGTGAAGAACTTAATAGCCTCACCCCGTTAATGATTTCACATCACGCTTCATACAAGGGAGATCGCTTGAGTTACCACGGGATATACTTCGCCGTCGAGAAAATAGGTGAGTTTGCAGGCATCGAAGATTTACACCCGCACCAATTTCGGCATACATACGCCACTGAACTATTACTGTTAGGTGTAGACCCCAGCCACGCCAGGAAACTGACTGGGCATCAAAGCGAGAAGGCGTTCCGGCGCTATACTTTGCGTAGTGAACAAGAGGCGGCGATCGCTGCTTATTATCGGGCGATAGGGGAAGTTGAAGCGGAGTAA